The DNA sequence CACCGGCCTTGATGTCGAGCTTGTCGATCAGGTTCACACCAGGGCCCAGCGCCGCCTTCAGGCTGTCGAGCAGCGAGGTCTTGATCGAGAGGTCGGGAAAGTCACCGGAGAGCGTGAAGTCATTGCCGTTGCGGATGATCGACAACGGCGCGAAGTTCAGCGACGGCACGGACAGGCTCGGCGCGGTGACACCGATACTCGGAGTGCTGACGCTGACCTTCGGGCCCTTGTTCAATAGGCCCCAGCCGATCAGACCGAGCAACAACGGGATCAAGAGCAGACCGAGCAACCAACCCAGGCCCGGCGAGCGGCGGAAGAATCTTGATTCGCGCCGCCATTGGGTTGCCGTCGCGCTTACGCGCGCATCATCCGAGTCCGCCATCGGCCTGCTCCTCCGCCGCTCCGCTTGCGCATCAAAATCCGGACCGCTGCACGATACGACCGCCGCACAGCGGTTGATAGTTGAACGCAGAAATATTAACGCAAACGTCGGGCGGGCGCCCCGGCGAATTTCCGTCTGTTAGCCGGGGCGCGCGGCGGTCAGCGGGTGGCCAGAAGATCGATGACGAAGATCAGCGTCTTACCGGAGAGCTGATGCCCTGAACCGGCCGGACCGTAGGCCTGCTCCGGCGGGATGGTCAGCTGACGACGGCCACCGACCCGCATGCCGGGGATTCCGTCCTGCCAGCCCTGGATCAGTCCACGAAGCGGGAACGAGATGGACTCGCCGCGATTCCAGGAGCTGTCGAACTCGTCGCCGGTGTCGTACTCGACACCGACATAGTGCACGTCGACCACGGCACCGGGCTTGGCTTCGTCGCCGTCGCCCACCACCAGGTCTTTGATGACGAGCTCGGTGGGGGCCGGGCCGTCAGGGAATTCGATCTCGGGTTTGGTCGTCACCGCTCACACCTTAGCCGGGGTCAGGCCCCCGGCGGCTGGAGCCACTCGATCGGTCGCAGCAGCACGATCTCGGGCACCACGCAGCTGCGCGACACCCGGATCGTCATCCGGATCGCCTCGGCGATGTCGGTGGGGGCGATCATCTCCTCGGGGCCGACGGTGTCGCGATAACCGTTGGCGATCGGAGTGTCGACCAGGCCAGGACAGATCGCGGTGGCCTTGATACCGGCGGTGGACAGCTCGTCGTGCAGGGACTCGGTGAAGCCGACGACGGCGAACTTGGTGGCCGAGTAGGAGGACAGCCCCGCCTCACCGCGCTTGCCGGCGTTGGAGGCGATATTGACCACCTGAGCCGATGTGCGTTGCTGCACCGATGCGGTGAGCAGCGGCATCGACTTGCTGGTCAGCAGGATCACCGCCCGGACGTTGACCGCGAGTTGCTCGTCGAGGAAGTCGGCGGTGATCTGGTGCACCGGCCGATCCCCCGCCACCCCGGCATTGTTGACCAGCAGGTCCAGCGACCCGTGGCGGGCGGCGTGCTCGCCGACCACCGTATCCAGGAACGCCTCGTCGGCCAGCGATCCGGCCAGCACCGCGACGGGCGGTCCCGCGCCGTCGGTCAGGCCGGCGGCCACGGTGTCGAGCTTACCCGGGTCACGGCCGACGAGGGTCAGGGCGAAGCCTTCCTCGTGCAGCATCGCCGCGATCGCCGAACCGATACCGCCCGAGGCCCCGGTGACGATGGCACTGCGTACTGGGCTGTCCACCAATGGATTACACCTTCCTTGCGGCCGTCAGGCGCTGCTCACCGAACGCTCGACCCTGCCATCGGTGCCACGGCGCTCGCGCGAGGTGACGGTGGACGTGGTCGCGGTGAGCCGGACGCGGTCGGCGCGGAACAGGTCGTAGGCGTATTCGAACGGCCGGTCCGAGGAATCGTGGGTGACGCGGGTGATCGCCACCAGCGGGCGTTTGTTCGCGATGCCGAGCCACTCGGCTTCCCGGGGGCTGGCGCTGACCACCTCGATCATCTCGGTCGACGTGGCGGGCGACAGGCCGTAGCGGACTGCCAGGAGTTCGTAGATCGAGCCGCCCAGCGGTTGCTCGAGCAGATCCACCACCTGTTCGGCGATGAAGCAGGAGAAGTCCACCGACAGCGGTACGCCGTCGGCGAATCGTAGCCGCCGGATGGCGAAAACCTCTTCGGCGGTGGTGATCTCGAGAGCCGCCGCCTCGGCGGGCGTGGCCGCCCGGCGATCGGTGGCCAGCACCCTGGTGGCGCTGGTGTGCCCACCGCTGCGGAGCCGGGCGGGCAGTCCGGCCAATTCGGCAGCATTGCGTTCGACGACGTCGGCCCGCACGAACGTCCCGCCGTTGCGGCCGGTTCGCCGCTCGAGCACGCCGGCACGGCTCAGCGGGAGCAGCGCACTGCGCAGGGTGGACCGGGAGACGTCGAACTGCTCGGCCATCTCGCGTTCGGTGCCCAACCGGGATCCGGGCCGCAACGCCCCCTGCGCCAGCATCGACAGGATGCGGCGACGGACGTCCTCGGCGATCGGCCCCCCCTCGGACTCCTCCATTGCTAGTGACTCACGGCGTCCGGGGACTCGGGAAGTACCTGACCACCGTCGACGGCGATGGCCTGACCGGTGATGTAGCCGGCCTCCTTGGTGGCCAGGAATGCCGCGAGGTGACCGATGTCCGCAGGCGTGCCCAGCGCACCGGCCGGGATCGCCCGGGTCATGCCGGCGATGTAGTCCTCACCCATGTCGGCGAGCCCCTCGGTGAGGATGTTGCCGGGCAGGATGGCATTGACCGTGATCTTGCGCGGCGCCAATTCGATTGCGGCGGTGCGCATGAAGCCCAGTTGGGCGGCCTTCGAGGCCCCGTAGTGCGACCATCCGGGAAACCCGGTGATCGGCCCGGTGATCGACGAGGTCAGGATCACCCGGCCGCGCCCGGAGGCGGTCAGGGCCTCCAGGCAGGACTGCACGGTGTAGACGGTGCCCTTGACGTTGATGTCGAGAACCTCGCTCAGCTGGGCCGGTGTCATCGAAGCGAGCGGTGCCTCGGGGAAGATGCCGGCGTTGGCGCACACCACGTCAATGGCGCCGAACGTCTCACGCACCGTTTCGGCAAGATTGGCGCACGACATCGGATCGGCGACATCGGCCTGGATTCCGATCACCTTTCCCGATCCGCGGTCATCGAGATCGGCGACCACGGCGTCGATGTCGGCCGAGGACCGCGCCGCGATCGCCACATTGGCGCCCGCCGTGGCGAACACCGTGGCGATACCTCGGCCGATCCCCTTGCTCCCGCCTGTCACCAGGACCGACGTCGACTTCAGATCAAACATCCGTTTCCTTTCTGCTGCAGGGTCATTCAGACCCTGGAACCGAAGATCGCCTCGTGGAGCCAGGTGCGGTCCTCGAGGTACCGCTGCGCCAACCGGGCGGTGTCCGGTGCGAACCGCTCGCCGAGCCCGATCGCGGCGTCGGCGTCGTGGTGGGAGGCGATCCACGCGGTGAGATTGATGCGCCGCATCATGACGAACGTCGGGATCAGTTCCAGATGGTTGGGGGCAATGGTCCCGACGTCGAAGTAGCCGGTGAGCCAGTCGGCGATGATGCGCTCGCCGGCCGGGGTGTCCTCGATGAACGACACCGCCGCACCCAGGTCGGCCAGATACCACGACCACCCGCAGTCGTCGAAGTCGATCACCGTGATGCCCGCGGTCAGGTCGGTGGGATCGACCATCAGGTTGGCCAACCGCAGGTCGGCATGCACCAGGCCGAAACGGTCTGGGGCGCTGCCGAACTCGGTGAGCTTCGCGGTGATGTCATCGGAGGCACGCTGGATCCAGGATCGGTCGGCGTCGGTCAACCCGGGCGCCAGCCGCCAGTTACCCCAGCGCGCGTCGGGCCCCAGGATGGTGTCCAGATCCCAGCGGAACCTGGTGAATCCGCTCGGTGTGGGCCAGCGCCGGGAGTGCTCGTGCATCACGGCGGTGATCCGACCGAGTTCGTCGAAACCGACCGCGTCGGGGTCGTCCTCGGCGGTGCAGCCGGGGACGAAGGTCACCGCGTCGACATGCAGCGTTGATCCCTCGGCCTCGGCGACCACCACATCGGCCCCGTCTCGGGCGACGACCAATTCCGGTGTGGTAACAGCGGTATCAGTGCGCAGCGCCTTCATCCACGCCAGCTCCGACCGGATCGCGTCCAGCGAGTGGTACCCAGGCCGGTGCACCCGCAACACGATCGGGTCGTCGTCGGCGACCAGATAGGTGGCGTTCTCCGACAGGCTCAGCAGACGCAGGGCGGTATCGGCGGCACGGCCGTAGGCAGGAAGTGCTGCGCGCGCGAAGGACTCATGGGTCGGCGGCAATCCCGGCATGGCAACAGTGTGAACCATTACCTCCTACAAAGCAGACCAAATCGGCACATTTAACGCCCGTGTTTCGCGGCGGGACTTTTGGAAACATTGCCGAAACACTCCGCCGAGATTCCTCCATTTTTCCTGTTGACCAGGCGATCTGACAGGGGTAACAATGACCGCGTCGTATCACAACGTTGTCGTCGACAACCACCTCGCTCCCCGGACGCAGCCGCATCTCGGGCTAAACCAGACCAAATAACTGCGCGACCACCGGTCGTGTTCGAGACGGGAAAACACACAAATGAGCGACATCATCGACCCGCCTGCCGCGGCAGGAGCCCAGGCCGGTTCGGCGGGTGACACCGTCCAACGGCTCAAGCCCAATGCCGTGGGCCTGATCGGCGTGCTGTTCATGGCGGTGGCCACGGCAGCACCGATCACCGCCATGGTGGGCAACGTCCCGATCGCCGTCGGGTTCGGCAACGGCGCCTACGCGCCGGCCGGCTACTTCGTCGCCACGATCGTGCTGACCCTGTTCGCGATCGGCTACGCCGCGATGAGCAAGCACATCACCGCAACCGGCGCCTTCTACGGCTACATCTCGCACGGGCTGGGCCGCATCGTCGGACTCGGCGCCGGCTTCCTGACGACGATGGCCTACATGGTCTTCGAGGCCTCGCTGATCGGCATCTTCGCGTTCTTCGCCAACGACACGTTCAATTCCCTGTTCCACGTCAACATCTCGTGGATCGTGTTCGCGATCGGCATGCTCGTGGTCAACCTGGTGCTGACCTACTTCGACATCAACCTGGCGGCCAAGGTGCTCGGGGTCTTCCTCATCACCGAGATCGTCATGCTGGCCCTGATGGCACTGTCGGTTCTGTTCACCGGTGGTGGCCCGCAGGGCTGGTCGTGGGGATCGCTCAACCCGCTCAACGGTTTTGCCAGCCTGTCCGGCTCGGTGACCGGTCCGGACGGCAAGGTGCTCGCGGTGGCCGGCTCGGCCGGTATCGGTCTGTTCTTCGCCTTCTGGTCGTGGGTCGGCTTCGAGTCCAGTGCCATGTACGGCGAGGAGTCCAAGAACCCGAAGAAGATCATCCCGATCGCGGTCATCAGCTCGGTGGTCGGTATCGGCCTGTTCTACATCTTCATCTCCTGGATGGCCATCGTCGGCACCGGACCGCAGAATGCCATTGCGCTGGCGCAGGATTCGTCGACTGCCGGCGACATCTTCTTCGGCCCCGTGCAGAGGAACCTCGGCACCTGGGCGGTCGACATGTTCAAGATCCTGCTGATGACCGGTTCGTTCGCGTGCGGTATGGCCTTCCACAACTGCGCAGCACGCTACATCTACGCCCTGGGCCGCGAGAACGTCATCCCCGGTATGCGCAAGACCCTGGGCGCCACCCATCCCGTGCACGGTTCGCCGCACATCGCCGGCCTGGCGCAGACCATCTTCGCGACCGTCGTCGTGCTGTTCTTCGCCTTCACCGGCCGTGACCCCTACACCGGTCTCTACGGGCTGATGGCGCTGCTGGGCACCACCGCGATCCTGATCGTGCAGGCCCTGGCGGCGTTCGCGGTGATCGCGTACTTCCACGTCGGAAAGCACCATCCCGAGACCGCACACTGGTTCCGCACATTCCTGGCTCCACTACTCGGCGGCATCGGCATGCTGTACGTGATCTACCTGCTCGGCAAGAATGCGTCGTTCGCGGCCGGATCGGCGGCCACCGACTGGGTGTTCACCATCATCCCCTACGTGGTCGGCATCACCGGTCTCAGCGGGGTCCTGCTGGCTCTCTACCTGAAAGCGAAGTCGCCGCAACGGTATTCGGAGCTCGGCCGGATCGTCCTCGAAGAGGCGCACGAACGCTGAGGACACGGGCCGCGATCAACCACCACGGTAAGGAGTAGCGATATGGGTTTCTCGAACATCATGGATTCCAACAGCTACTCCCCGGATCAACCGCTCGATCCGGCTATCGAATCGTTGATCGCGGCCCGCGATCGCATGCTCGGCCCGGCGTACCGGCTGTTCTACGAACGGCCGGTACACCTGGTCCGCGGCGAGGGCACCCGCCTCTACGACGCGGACGGCACCTGCTATCTCGATGCCTACAACAACGTCGCCAGCGTCGGCCACTGCCACCCGCACGTGGTCGAGGCGGTCAGCCGCCAACTCGCCACCCTGAACACCCACACCCGCTACCTACACCGGGGCATCGTCGACTACAGCGAGCGACTGCTGGCCACCATGCCCGATGCGATCGACCAGGTGATGTATGCCTGCACCGGCTCGGAGGTCAACGACCTCGCGCTGCGGGTGGCCGAAATGCACACCGGCGCAAAGGGCGTGATCATCACGACCGACGCCTACCACGGCAACACCGCTGCCGTCACTGCGATCTCGCCGTCGATCGGCGGTTCGACCGCACTCGGCGCCCATGTCCGGGCGGTGGCCCCGCCGGACAGCTACCGGATTCCGGCCGCCGATCTCGCCGCCCGGTTCGCCGCCGATGTCATTGCCGCGATCGAGGACCTGGGCGCCAGCGGGGCGGGGGTCAGCGCTCTGATCGTGGACACCATCTTCTCCTCCGACGGCATCTACCCCGACCCCTCGGTACTCGCTCCCGCGGTGGCGGCCGTCCGCGCCGCCGGCGGCGTGTTCATCGCCGATGAGGTCCAGCCCGGGTTCGGGCGCACCGGTGAGGCGATGTGGGGCTTCCTGCGCCACGGCGTGGTCCCCGATCTGGTGACGACCGGCAAACCCATGGGCAACGGCCTGCCCATCGCAGCGATGGCCGCACGATCCGAGGTGCTGGAAGCCTTCGCCCGCGGGGTGCCCTACTTCAACACCTTCGGCGGCAATCCCGTCACCATGGCCGCCGCCGCCGCGGTGCTCGACGTCATCGAGGACGAGAAGCTGATGTCCAATGCCGACAACGTCGGCACCATGCTGCACACCGAGCTGTCCGCGCTGGCCCGCGACCATCCCCGCATCGGTGACGTGCGCGGAGCCGGACTCTACCTCGGTGTCGAAATGATCACCGCCACAGGAGAATCCGACCGCGCTGGCGCGAAAGCGGTGGTCAATGCGATGCGCGAACAGCGAGTGCTGATCTCGGTGTGCGGCCGCGACGGCAATGTGCTGAAGGTCCGGCCGCCCCTGGTGTTCTCCGAATCCGACGTCGACTGGTTCTGCACCGCTT is a window from the Mycolicibacterium anyangense genome containing:
- a CDS encoding FKBP-type peptidyl-prolyl cis-trans isomerase yields the protein MTTKPEIEFPDGPAPTELVIKDLVVGDGDEAKPGAVVDVHYVGVEYDTGDEFDSSWNRGESISFPLRGLIQGWQDGIPGMRVGGRRQLTIPPEQAYGPAGSGHQLSGKTLIFVIDLLATR
- a CDS encoding SDR family oxidoreductase, with translation MDSPVRSAIVTGASGGIGSAIAAMLHEEGFALTLVGRDPGKLDTVAAGLTDGAGPPVAVLAGSLADEAFLDTVVGEHAARHGSLDLLVNNAGVAGDRPVHQITADFLDEQLAVNVRAVILLTSKSMPLLTASVQQRTSAQVVNIASNAGKRGEAGLSSYSATKFAVVGFTESLHDELSTAGIKATAICPGLVDTPIANGYRDTVGPEEMIAPTDIAEAIRMTIRVSRSCVVPEIVLLRPIEWLQPPGA
- a CDS encoding GntR family transcriptional regulator — protein: MEESEGGPIAEDVRRRILSMLAQGALRPGSRLGTEREMAEQFDVSRSTLRSALLPLSRAGVLERRTGRNGGTFVRADVVERNAAELAGLPARLRSGGHTSATRVLATDRRAATPAEAAALEITTAEEVFAIRRLRFADGVPLSVDFSCFIAEQVVDLLEQPLGGSIYELLAVRYGLSPATSTEMIEVVSASPREAEWLGIANKRPLVAITRVTHDSSDRPFEYAYDLFRADRVRLTATTSTVTSRERRGTDGRVERSVSSA
- the fabG gene encoding 3-oxoacyl-ACP reductase FabG, which produces MFDLKSTSVLVTGGSKGIGRGIATVFATAGANVAIAARSSADIDAVVADLDDRGSGKVIGIQADVADPMSCANLAETVRETFGAIDVVCANAGIFPEAPLASMTPAQLSEVLDINVKGTVYTVQSCLEALTASGRGRVILTSSITGPITGFPGWSHYGASKAAQLGFMRTAAIELAPRKITVNAILPGNILTEGLADMGEDYIAGMTRAIPAGALGTPADIGHLAAFLATKEAGYITGQAIAVDGGQVLPESPDAVSH
- a CDS encoding phosphotransferase enzyme family protein; translation: MPGLPPTHESFARAALPAYGRAADTALRLLSLSENATYLVADDDPIVLRVHRPGYHSLDAIRSELAWMKALRTDTAVTTPELVVARDGADVVVAEAEGSTLHVDAVTFVPGCTAEDDPDAVGFDELGRITAVMHEHSRRWPTPSGFTRFRWDLDTILGPDARWGNWRLAPGLTDADRSWIQRASDDITAKLTEFGSAPDRFGLVHADLRLANLMVDPTDLTAGITVIDFDDCGWSWYLADLGAAVSFIEDTPAGERIIADWLTGYFDVGTIAPNHLELIPTFVMMRRINLTAWIASHHDADAAIGLGERFAPDTARLAQRYLEDRTWLHEAIFGSRV
- a CDS encoding APC family permease, with translation MSDIIDPPAAAGAQAGSAGDTVQRLKPNAVGLIGVLFMAVATAAPITAMVGNVPIAVGFGNGAYAPAGYFVATIVLTLFAIGYAAMSKHITATGAFYGYISHGLGRIVGLGAGFLTTMAYMVFEASLIGIFAFFANDTFNSLFHVNISWIVFAIGMLVVNLVLTYFDINLAAKVLGVFLITEIVMLALMALSVLFTGGGPQGWSWGSLNPLNGFASLSGSVTGPDGKVLAVAGSAGIGLFFAFWSWVGFESSAMYGEESKNPKKIIPIAVISSVVGIGLFYIFISWMAIVGTGPQNAIALAQDSSTAGDIFFGPVQRNLGTWAVDMFKILLMTGSFACGMAFHNCAARYIYALGRENVIPGMRKTLGATHPVHGSPHIAGLAQTIFATVVVLFFAFTGRDPYTGLYGLMALLGTTAILIVQALAAFAVIAYFHVGKHHPETAHWFRTFLAPLLGGIGMLYVIYLLGKNASFAAGSAATDWVFTIIPYVVGITGLSGVLLALYLKAKSPQRYSELGRIVLEEAHER
- a CDS encoding aspartate aminotransferase family protein, giving the protein MGFSNIMDSNSYSPDQPLDPAIESLIAARDRMLGPAYRLFYERPVHLVRGEGTRLYDADGTCYLDAYNNVASVGHCHPHVVEAVSRQLATLNTHTRYLHRGIVDYSERLLATMPDAIDQVMYACTGSEVNDLALRVAEMHTGAKGVIITTDAYHGNTAAVTAISPSIGGSTALGAHVRAVAPPDSYRIPAADLAARFAADVIAAIEDLGASGAGVSALIVDTIFSSDGIYPDPSVLAPAVAAVRAAGGVFIADEVQPGFGRTGEAMWGFLRHGVVPDLVTTGKPMGNGLPIAAMAARSEVLEAFARGVPYFNTFGGNPVTMAAAAAVLDVIEDEKLMSNADNVGTMLHTELSALARDHPRIGDVRGAGLYLGVEMITATGESDRAGAKAVVNAMREQRVLISVCGRDGNVLKVRPPLVFSESDVDWFCTAFTEVLRSSQ